From Microbacterium pseudoresistens, the proteins below share one genomic window:
- a CDS encoding AI-2E family transporter has translation MTSEHAGGRNADRPTAAERAAADDVVEAIDDANAAEASADRTSTDTGVETTDDGVPTRAPIIEPAPPRASFWTRIDRPFGFGFLLTLGALVALTLGFTVMSLSTVLIYIAFALFAALGLDPAVRFLERRGMSRPWAVVTVILGLIAVLALILVLIVPIIVSQIAAFVKAVPSWVDSFMASDVFAWLQSQFGDQVETITADLQKFLTDPGNIAAIGGGALQVGASIASGISGVIVVLVLTLYFVATLPTMKHWMLRLAPARNRPRASDITDQITDSVGGYVQGMVVLAFINAMLTLLLYSVLGLPFPPLMATVAFLITLIPLIGSVLFWVIGTSIALFVNPVGAIIFAVIYMIYMQIEAYVITPRVMNRAISVPGSLVVIGALAGGTLLGLLGALVAVPVAASVLIIIKQVIIPRQDARV, from the coding sequence ATGACCTCTGAGCATGCCGGCGGCCGCAACGCGGATCGCCCCACCGCCGCTGAGCGGGCCGCGGCCGACGATGTCGTCGAGGCGATCGACGATGCGAACGCTGCGGAGGCGTCGGCCGACCGAACGTCGACCGATACCGGCGTCGAGACGACCGACGACGGCGTACCCACCCGGGCGCCGATCATCGAGCCCGCCCCGCCGCGCGCCTCGTTCTGGACCCGGATCGACCGGCCCTTCGGCTTCGGCTTCCTCCTCACGCTGGGAGCCCTGGTCGCCCTCACGCTCGGCTTCACCGTGATGAGCCTGTCGACGGTGCTCATCTACATCGCCTTCGCCCTGTTCGCCGCCCTCGGCCTCGACCCGGCCGTGCGCTTCCTCGAACGGCGAGGGATGTCGCGCCCGTGGGCGGTGGTCACGGTGATCCTCGGCCTCATCGCGGTGCTCGCGCTCATCCTCGTGCTCATCGTGCCGATCATCGTCAGCCAGATCGCCGCCTTCGTGAAGGCCGTGCCCTCGTGGGTGGACAGCTTCATGGCCAGCGACGTGTTCGCCTGGCTGCAGAGCCAGTTCGGCGACCAGGTCGAGACGATCACCGCGGATCTGCAGAAGTTCCTCACCGATCCGGGCAACATCGCGGCGATCGGCGGCGGGGCGCTGCAGGTGGGCGCCTCCATCGCCTCGGGCATCTCGGGCGTCATCGTCGTGCTCGTGCTCACGCTGTACTTCGTCGCGACCCTGCCGACGATGAAGCACTGGATGCTGCGCCTCGCCCCCGCCCGCAACCGCCCGCGCGCCAGCGACATCACCGACCAGATCACCGACTCGGTGGGCGGCTACGTGCAGGGCATGGTCGTGCTCGCGTTCATCAACGCGATGCTCACCCTGTTGCTCTACTCCGTGCTCGGATTGCCGTTCCCACCGCTCATGGCGACGGTGGCGTTCCTGATCACGCTCATCCCGTTGATCGGATCCGTGCTGTTCTGGGTGATCGGAACATCCATCGCCCTGTTCGTGAATCCGGTCGGTGCGATCATCTTCGCCGTCATCTACATGATCTACATGCAGATCGAGGCATACGTGATCACGCCACGGGTGATGAACCGGGCGATCTCGGTGCCCGGATCACTCGTCGTGATCGGAGCCCTCGCCGGCGGCACGCTGCTGGGTCTGCTCGGCGCGCTCGTCGCGGTGCCCGTCGCGGCCTCGGTGCTCATCATCATCAAGCAGGTGATCATCCCCCGCCAAGACGCCCGCGTCTGA
- a CDS encoding ABC transporter substrate-binding protein: MSHARLPRTVAAATGAIAVALALTACGSSNPLDEPTDDASQGTSSSDAVVIGSQAYYSNEIVAEIYAQALENADIEVERKFAIGQRDAYMPEVESGAIDLFPEYTGNLLEYLDDSTDATSPDDVYDALTGVLPEGLVALDYADASDQDTYTVTKAYAQEHSLTTIADLAKVEGTVTVGAAPEFEQRPYGPAAAKEVYGAELAFSATGPTTLESLLAGTIQVADIYSADPAFQTEDIVALEDPENMILSSNVVPIASADVADEISEVINAISAKLTTDELVGLNVKSTVDKLEPAAIATEWLKAQGLI; the protein is encoded by the coding sequence ATGTCTCACGCACGTCTTCCCCGCACCGTCGCCGCCGCGACGGGAGCGATCGCCGTCGCACTCGCGCTCACCGCGTGCGGCAGCAGCAACCCGTTGGATGAGCCGACCGATGATGCGTCGCAGGGCACGTCCTCGTCCGACGCCGTCGTCATCGGATCGCAGGCGTACTACTCGAACGAGATCGTGGCCGAGATCTACGCGCAGGCGCTGGAGAACGCGGACATCGAGGTGGAGCGCAAGTTCGCCATCGGCCAGCGTGACGCCTATATGCCCGAGGTGGAATCCGGGGCGATCGATCTGTTCCCCGAGTACACCGGAAACCTGCTGGAGTACCTCGACGACAGCACCGACGCGACGAGTCCCGACGACGTCTACGACGCGCTGACCGGCGTGCTGCCCGAAGGCCTCGTCGCACTCGACTACGCCGACGCCTCGGACCAGGACACCTACACCGTGACGAAGGCGTACGCGCAGGAGCACTCGCTCACCACGATCGCCGATCTTGCGAAGGTCGAAGGCACGGTCACCGTCGGCGCGGCGCCGGAGTTCGAGCAGCGCCCCTACGGCCCGGCTGCGGCCAAGGAGGTCTACGGCGCCGAACTCGCATTCTCGGCGACGGGGCCGACGACACTCGAGTCGCTGCTGGCCGGCACGATCCAGGTCGCCGACATCTACTCCGCCGACCCGGCCTTCCAGACCGAAGACATCGTGGCGCTGGAAGACCCGGAGAACATGATCCTCTCCTCCAACGTCGTGCCGATCGCGAGCGCCGACGTCGCCGATGAGATCTCCGAGGTGATCAACGCGATCAGCGCCAAGCTGACCACCGACGAGCTCGTGGGCCTGAACGTGAAGAGCACGGTCGACAAGCTCGAGCCTGCGGCCATCGCCACGGAATGGCTGAAGGCACAGGGGCTGATCTGA
- a CDS encoding ABC transporter permease, with translation MNLFAEALAWLFSPDRLQGSYALPVLFGQHLFYTVVSILIAAVIAVPAGWLIGHTGHGREIAVALSGAARAIPSFGLLVLLVLLFGVVQTPAAAIVTFVLLAIPSLLAGAYTGVEAIDRQTIDAARAMGMTEWQIFRKVELPLGLPLLMGGVRAATLQVIATVTIAAYVNLGGLGWPIIQGIPLRRFDQVLGGAILVALLALVVDLLLVLAQRAVVPAGVRSRPARPSAARRAKRAAASLA, from the coding sequence ATGAACCTCTTCGCCGAGGCGCTCGCGTGGCTGTTCTCCCCGGACCGGCTGCAGGGTTCGTACGCGCTGCCGGTGCTGTTCGGCCAGCACCTCTTCTACACCGTCGTCTCGATACTGATCGCCGCCGTGATCGCCGTGCCCGCGGGCTGGCTCATCGGGCACACCGGCCACGGGCGCGAGATCGCCGTCGCGCTCTCCGGTGCTGCGCGCGCCATCCCCTCCTTCGGACTCCTTGTGCTGCTCGTGCTCCTTTTCGGCGTTGTGCAGACGCCCGCCGCCGCGATCGTCACCTTCGTGCTGCTCGCGATCCCGTCGCTGCTGGCCGGCGCGTACACGGGTGTGGAGGCGATCGATCGGCAGACGATCGACGCCGCACGGGCGATGGGGATGACGGAGTGGCAGATATTCCGCAAGGTGGAACTTCCGCTGGGGTTGCCGCTGCTCATGGGCGGTGTGCGCGCGGCCACACTGCAGGTGATCGCCACCGTCACGATCGCCGCATACGTGAACCTCGGCGGACTCGGGTGGCCGATCATCCAGGGCATCCCGCTGCGGCGCTTCGACCAGGTGCTCGGCGGGGCGATCCTCGTCGCGCTGCTGGCGCTCGTCGTCGACCTTCTGCTCGTGCTCGCCCAGCGGGCCGTCGTCCCCGCGGGAGTGCGCTCGCGCCCGGCGCGACCCTCGGCCGCCCGACGGGCGAAGCGCGCCGCCGCATCCCTCGCCTGA
- a CDS encoding ABC transporter permease, which translates to MGWSIDNIGLILELAVVHLRQSLIALAAGVVLSLPLGWIAWRFRLVRGPVIAVTGLLYTIPSLALLILLPAVFGYSATDEPNLLIALTIYAVAILVRAVADGLDSVDAHTRDAATAMGYGGTRRFWAVDLPLAGPVILAGVRVAAVSTIALATVGILVGVTNLGYLFTTGLQRRFAEQVLAGVVAVVVLAILIDVLLVLVGRMLMPWSRATSAPKTRRVRAAAAQGAPA; encoded by the coding sequence ATGGGCTGGAGCATCGACAACATCGGCCTCATCCTCGAGCTGGCCGTCGTGCACCTGCGTCAGAGCCTCATCGCGCTCGCAGCGGGCGTCGTGCTGTCGCTGCCCCTCGGCTGGATCGCCTGGCGCTTCCGGCTCGTCCGCGGACCCGTGATCGCCGTGACGGGCCTGCTCTACACGATCCCCTCGCTCGCTCTGCTCATCCTGCTGCCGGCGGTGTTCGGCTATTCGGCCACCGACGAGCCGAACCTCCTCATCGCCCTCACCATCTACGCCGTCGCGATCCTCGTGCGCGCCGTGGCCGACGGGCTCGACTCCGTCGATGCGCACACCCGCGACGCCGCCACCGCCATGGGGTATGGGGGCACGCGCCGGTTCTGGGCCGTCGACCTGCCGCTGGCCGGCCCGGTGATCCTCGCCGGCGTGCGCGTGGCCGCGGTGAGCACGATCGCGCTCGCCACGGTCGGCATCCTCGTCGGAGTGACGAACCTCGGCTACCTGTTCACGACGGGCCTGCAGCGTCGCTTCGCCGAGCAGGTGCTGGCCGGGGTCGTCGCCGTCGTCGTGCTCGCCATCCTGATCGACGTGCTGCTCGTGCTCGTGGGCCGGATGCTCATGCCGTGGAGCCGCGCGACGTCCGCTCCGAAGACGCGACGTGTCCGTGCCGCCGCCGCGCAGGGGGCCCCCGCATGA
- a CDS encoding ABC transporter ATP-binding protein: MIEFRSVSKRFPDGTVAVDDFSLVAPSRRTTVFVGSSGCGKTTLLRMINRMVDPTGGSIEIDGESVQDRDPVRLRRSIGYVMQNSGLMPHFTVRENVATVLRLTGVAKREATERADVMLDTVGLDRGLADRYPSQLSGGQQQRVGVARGLAADPNILLMDEPFGAVDPIVRAELQQELIRLQRELDKTIVFVTHDVEEAFLLGDQVVILDVGARIVQAGSPSEIIENPADDFVAAFIGADKGKRAFRLKSTPRGTVVVDAAGRTQGTIMDDDAPHGGANPADEG; this comes from the coding sequence ATGATCGAATTCCGATCCGTCTCCAAGCGCTTCCCCGACGGCACCGTCGCCGTCGACGACTTCAGTCTCGTCGCGCCCTCGCGACGCACCACCGTGTTCGTCGGGTCGTCGGGGTGCGGCAAGACGACGCTGCTGCGGATGATCAACCGCATGGTCGATCCCACCGGCGGGTCGATCGAGATCGACGGCGAGAGCGTGCAGGATCGCGATCCCGTGCGGCTGCGGCGCAGCATCGGGTACGTGATGCAGAACTCCGGCCTCATGCCGCATTTCACGGTGCGCGAGAACGTCGCCACCGTGCTGCGTCTGACCGGTGTGGCCAAGCGGGAGGCGACGGAGCGCGCCGACGTCATGCTCGACACGGTGGGTCTGGATCGCGGTCTCGCCGACCGCTACCCCAGCCAGCTCTCCGGCGGGCAGCAGCAGCGGGTCGGCGTTGCGCGCGGCCTTGCCGCCGACCCGAACATCCTGCTCATGGATGAGCCCTTCGGCGCCGTCGACCCCATCGTGCGGGCCGAACTGCAGCAGGAGCTCATCCGCCTGCAGCGCGAGCTCGACAAGACGATCGTGTTCGTCACGCACGACGTCGAAGAGGCCTTCCTCCTGGGCGATCAGGTGGTCATCCTCGACGTCGGGGCGCGGATCGTGCAGGCGGGATCGCCCAGCGAGATCATCGAGAACCCGGCAGACGACTTCGTGGCCGCCTTCATCGGTGCCGACAAGGGCAAGCGCGCCTTCCGGCTCAAGAGCACACCGCGGGGCACCGTCGTCGTGGATGCCGCGGGCCGCACCCAGGGCACGATCATGGATGACGATGCCCCGCACGGCGGCGCGAACCCGGCAGACGAGGGCTGA
- a CDS encoding DUF427 domain-containing protein — protein sequence MKAVLEGNVIAEADDAELIQIEGNHYFPPSSVHEGVLVESPTPYVCPWKGECQYFSVVVAGTTYKDLAWSYPEPYASGIERVGRDFSGYVAFGREIEVRP from the coding sequence ATGAAAGCCGTACTCGAAGGGAACGTGATCGCCGAGGCCGACGACGCCGAGCTGATCCAGATCGAGGGCAACCACTACTTTCCGCCGTCGTCGGTGCACGAGGGCGTTCTCGTGGAGAGCCCCACGCCGTACGTGTGTCCGTGGAAGGGCGAGTGTCAGTACTTCTCCGTGGTCGTCGCGGGCACCACGTACAAGGACCTCGCCTGGTCATATCCCGAGCCGTACGCCTCGGGCATCGAGCGGGTGGGCCGCGACTTCTCCGGATACGTCGCGTTCGGACGCGAGATCGAGGTGCGCCCGTAG
- a CDS encoding methylated-DNA--[protein]-cysteine S-methyltransferase — protein sequence MPIIAPAEASATARGRDEEALPIDLRRAVLSSPVGTLEVRGNGRAIVGLAWRDRHRPPRDGEHVPLDPVLSEAVGQLRAYFEGGLRRFTVPMELVGVSPVATAVLAALEATVAPGDTVTYGELARRSGTDVPARAIGTIMGMNPLPLLIPCHRVVASDGLGGYSGGMRGKGLETKRWLLELEEALPPALF from the coding sequence ATGCCGATCATCGCTCCCGCGGAAGCATCCGCCACGGCGCGGGGCCGCGACGAGGAGGCCCTTCCGATCGACCTCCGTCGCGCCGTGCTGTCATCGCCGGTCGGCACCCTCGAGGTGCGCGGCAACGGACGCGCGATCGTCGGCCTCGCCTGGCGCGACCGGCATCGCCCACCACGGGACGGCGAACATGTGCCCCTCGATCCAGTGCTCAGCGAGGCGGTCGGCCAACTGCGTGCGTACTTCGAGGGCGGGCTGCGCCGATTCACCGTTCCTATGGAGCTCGTCGGCGTCTCCCCCGTCGCAACGGCCGTGCTCGCCGCGCTGGAGGCCACGGTCGCCCCCGGGGATACGGTCACCTACGGAGAGCTCGCGCGCCGCAGCGGCACCGACGTGCCTGCGCGGGCGATCGGCACGATCATGGGCATGAATCCGCTGCCTCTGCTCATCCCGTGTCATCGGGTCGTCGCCAGCGACGGCCTCGGCGGCTATTCCGGAGGGATGCGCGGCAAGGGCCTGGAGACCAAGCGCTGGCTCCTCGAACTCGAGGAGGCCCTTCCGCCTGCCCTGTTCTGA
- a CDS encoding type II toxin-antitoxin system VapC family toxin, translating into MLLDTHALLWLATDDARLGPAARALIASGVRVHYSAVSISEIAIKHMLGRMGLPGGERFPAVFDEMGLAELPFTARHASALLDEPGLVRHDPFDRFLLAQAIVERMPLLTADATLLSVAHPHVHDARA; encoded by the coding sequence ATGCTGCTCGACACCCACGCTCTGCTGTGGCTCGCGACCGACGATGCGCGTCTGGGGCCCGCGGCTCGCGCGCTGATCGCCTCGGGCGTGCGCGTGCACTACTCCGCCGTGTCGATCTCGGAGATCGCGATCAAGCACATGCTCGGGCGCATGGGCCTACCCGGCGGCGAGCGCTTCCCGGCGGTCTTCGATGAGATGGGTCTCGCCGAGCTGCCGTTCACCGCACGCCATGCGAGCGCACTGCTCGACGAGCCGGGACTCGTGCGGCACGACCCGTTTGATCGTTTCCTCCTGGCGCAGGCGATCGTGGAGCGGATGCCGTTGCTCACCGCCGATGCGACTCTGCTGTCCGTGGCGCATCCGCACGTGCACGACGCGCGGGCCTGA
- a CDS encoding type II toxin-antitoxin system Phd/YefM family antitoxin: MAIQVNMHEAKSQLSALVEKVLAGEQVTIARAGSPVVDLVMHRESGPVIGMLRGEFSYDAEEFDAADAEITAQFYGEHA; encoded by the coding sequence ATGGCGATCCAGGTGAACATGCATGAGGCGAAGTCGCAGCTGTCGGCGCTCGTCGAGAAGGTGCTCGCCGGCGAGCAGGTGACGATCGCGCGTGCGGGCTCGCCCGTCGTCGACCTCGTCATGCACCGCGAGAGCGGCCCCGTCATCGGCATGCTGCGCGGCGAGTTCTCCTACGACGCCGAGGAGTTCGATGCGGCCGATGCGGAGATCACCGCGCAGTTCTACGGCGAGCACGCCTGA
- a CDS encoding lactonase family protein has product MATTFWIGGYGGDLGGDASGIGVLSGDDGREPVTLVHGGDAAAAPSPSWLAAHPSRDVVYAALEGQGAVQAYIRSGDAALSPLGDPVDAGELVCHLAVAPDGGFLVASCYGDGRVVRIPLAADGRLGTAEVAPPADDPYAVEGIDDAAASDRASHAHAAAFLPDGRIATTDLGFDQVRIWRAGATGLVADSRVVLPRGVGPRHMVVHPSGHLHVVTEHSCEVFTLAVARDGTWSIVAVTTVSPGVLVGANAPAELSRSKDGTTLYAGIRGSDAVAALRVRGAGDIVEPLALAESGVAWPRHHLVHDGALLVAGQLSGEISVLDLDDRTGAPGRVRHRTAAPSPTHLVLAR; this is encoded by the coding sequence ATGGCGACGACGTTCTGGATCGGCGGATACGGGGGCGACCTAGGAGGCGATGCCTCCGGGATCGGGGTGCTCTCGGGCGATGACGGCCGCGAACCGGTCACGCTCGTGCACGGCGGGGATGCCGCCGCAGCACCGTCGCCGTCGTGGCTGGCCGCGCATCCCTCGCGTGACGTCGTCTACGCCGCGCTCGAGGGTCAGGGCGCGGTGCAGGCGTACATCCGCTCCGGGGATGCGGCGCTGAGTCCGCTCGGCGACCCGGTCGACGCCGGCGAGCTCGTGTGCCACCTCGCGGTCGCGCCTGACGGCGGGTTCCTCGTGGCGAGCTGCTACGGCGACGGTCGGGTGGTGCGCATCCCTCTCGCCGCAGACGGCCGCCTCGGCACTGCCGAGGTCGCGCCGCCGGCCGACGATCCCTACGCCGTCGAGGGGATCGATGACGCCGCGGCCTCCGATCGCGCCTCGCACGCGCATGCCGCCGCCTTCCTGCCCGACGGGCGCATCGCCACGACCGATCTCGGGTTCGATCAGGTGCGCATCTGGCGTGCAGGTGCGACAGGGTTGGTCGCCGACAGTCGCGTAGTGCTCCCGCGCGGCGTGGGACCGCGGCACATGGTCGTGCATCCGAGTGGGCATCTGCACGTCGTCACGGAGCATTCGTGCGAGGTGTTCACGCTCGCTGTTGCGCGCGACGGAACGTGGAGCATCGTGGCGGTGACGACCGTGTCGCCCGGTGTGCTGGTCGGCGCAAATGCGCCTGCCGAGCTCTCGCGCTCGAAGGACGGGACGACCCTGTACGCGGGCATCCGCGGCAGCGATGCCGTCGCGGCGCTGCGGGTGCGGGGTGCGGGCGACATCGTCGAGCCGCTGGCCCTCGCCGAGTCGGGCGTCGCCTGGCCGCGGCATCATCTCGTGCACGACGGCGCCCTCCTCGTCGCGGGTCAGCTCTCCGGTGAGATCTCCGTGCTCGACCTCGACGACCGAACCGGGGCCCCTGGCCGCGTGCGGCATCGCACCGCCGCGCCTTCGCCGACGCATCTCGTGCTCGCGCGCTGA
- a CDS encoding acetyl-CoA C-acyltransferase, giving the protein MTASFVYDAVRTPFGRAGGALAEIRPDDLAAVVMSAIVGRTSIDPAAVDDVIFGDANQAGEDNRNVARLGALLAGFPTTVPGVTVNRLCGSSLEAVIQASRAVEAGDANIVLAGGVESMSRAPYVVEKSAKRFPATGNQTMWNTAIGWRMVNPALPHSWTISNGESAEKLARIYGIEREEQDAFAERSHLRAARAWADGVFDDEIVQTPGHVLDHDEGIRPDTSLSALADLRALFTTDGSVTAGNSSPISDGASAVLIGGEGALDTEPLARIAGRAAFGNDPDVFGVAPVAAADRALARAGRSWTDVDIVELNEAFASQSLACMRSWPDLDPQRVNQHGGAIAIGHPLGASGGRIVGRAAHELAHRGGGLAVVALCIGVGQGLAIVLER; this is encoded by the coding sequence GTGACCGCGAGCTTCGTCTACGATGCCGTACGCACGCCGTTCGGGCGGGCCGGCGGCGCGCTGGCTGAGATTCGCCCCGATGATCTTGCTGCCGTGGTGATGTCGGCGATTGTGGGGCGCACGTCGATCGATCCGGCAGCTGTCGACGATGTGATCTTCGGTGATGCGAATCAAGCTGGGGAAGACAACCGCAACGTTGCACGGCTCGGGGCACTCCTGGCGGGCTTTCCGACGACGGTTCCCGGCGTCACCGTGAACCGGCTCTGCGGCTCTTCGCTGGAAGCGGTGATCCAGGCGTCCCGGGCAGTGGAGGCCGGCGACGCCAACATCGTGCTCGCGGGAGGAGTCGAGTCGATGAGTCGGGCACCGTACGTCGTCGAGAAGTCCGCGAAGCGGTTTCCCGCCACGGGTAATCAGACGATGTGGAACACCGCGATCGGATGGCGCATGGTAAACCCAGCTCTGCCCCACTCCTGGACGATCTCAAATGGTGAGTCGGCCGAGAAACTTGCCCGTATCTACGGGATCGAGCGCGAGGAGCAGGACGCCTTCGCCGAGCGATCCCATCTGCGCGCGGCGCGGGCATGGGCGGACGGGGTCTTCGACGACGAGATCGTACAGACCCCTGGACATGTCCTAGACCACGACGAAGGCATCCGCCCAGACACATCGCTCTCGGCCCTTGCTGATCTCCGGGCGCTGTTCACTACCGACGGGTCTGTGACCGCAGGCAACTCGTCGCCAATCAGCGACGGCGCGAGCGCAGTCCTAATCGGCGGTGAAGGCGCTCTCGACACCGAGCCGCTCGCGCGCATCGCAGGGCGCGCCGCCTTCGGGAATGACCCCGACGTCTTCGGCGTCGCCCCCGTTGCCGCCGCCGACCGAGCCCTGGCACGCGCCGGACGGTCCTGGACGGATGTCGATATCGTCGAACTCAACGAAGCTTTCGCCTCGCAGAGCCTGGCCTGCATGCGATCATGGCCCGACCTCGACCCCCAGAGAGTGAACCAGCACGGCGGTGCGATCGCCATTGGCCACCCGCTGGGCGCTTCCGGTGGCCGCATCGTCGGACGAGCCGCCCACGAACTCGCCCATCGAGGCGGCGGCCTGGCCGTCGTCGCGCTGTGCATCGGCGTCGGCCAAGGACTGGCGATCGTGCTGGAGCGCTAA
- a CDS encoding 3-oxoacid CoA-transferase subunit B: protein MTIGLSRAEVAALIARDIPEGAYVNLGIGAPTLVANFLPVDAEIVLHTENGLLGMGPTPHDELIDPDLINAGKQAVSALPGAAYFHHADSFAMMRGGHLDVCVLGAFQVSERGDLANWSTGAPGAIPAVGGAMDLAIGAKQVFVMTDLLSKDGESKLVAYCTYPVTAIACVSRVYTDRAVFDVVGDRFRVRELVAGTSFAELQELTGLTLLTPEEGP from the coding sequence ATGACAATCGGACTTTCGCGGGCCGAAGTCGCCGCACTCATCGCTCGTGACATCCCCGAGGGGGCTTACGTCAACCTGGGGATCGGCGCCCCGACGCTGGTTGCCAACTTCCTGCCGGTGGACGCGGAGATTGTCCTGCACACCGAGAACGGTCTGCTCGGCATGGGACCGACGCCGCATGACGAGCTGATAGATCCCGACCTCATCAACGCGGGCAAGCAAGCCGTATCCGCGCTCCCCGGAGCGGCCTACTTCCACCACGCCGACTCGTTCGCGATGATGCGCGGTGGCCACCTCGATGTCTGCGTTCTCGGTGCGTTCCAAGTCTCCGAGCGTGGTGATCTCGCGAACTGGTCGACGGGCGCGCCAGGAGCGATCCCTGCCGTGGGCGGTGCGATGGACCTCGCGATTGGTGCAAAGCAGGTCTTCGTCATGACCGACCTGCTCAGCAAGGACGGAGAGTCGAAGCTCGTCGCGTACTGCACCTACCCCGTCACTGCAATCGCATGCGTGAGCCGGGTCTACACCGATCGGGCGGTGTTCGACGTCGTGGGTGACCGTTTCCGCGTACGAGAGTTGGTGGCTGGAACGTCGTTCGCCGAGCTACAGGAGCTGACAGGGCTGACCCTCCTAACCCCCGAGGAGGGGCCGTGA
- a CDS encoding 3-oxoacid CoA-transferase subunit A gives MICKTVADAAAAVADIPDGSTVLIGGFGRAGEPVELIDALIAHGAGDLTVVSNNAGNGHRGIAGLLAAGRVRKIVCSFPRQPDSWAFDRLYRDGEIELDLVPQGNLAERLRAAGAGIGAFFSPTAVGTQLAEGKELRTIDGRRHVLEYPIRGDYALISALRADRWGNLVYRETARNFGPVMAMAATTTIAQVDRVDELGALDPESVVTPGIFVDRIVEVGERPWLRDGVFVGGVDLDGRAKVENWRLAE, from the coding sequence GTGATCTGTAAGACTGTGGCCGATGCCGCGGCCGCCGTGGCTGATATTCCCGACGGTTCGACCGTGTTGATCGGCGGTTTCGGCAGGGCCGGCGAGCCGGTCGAGTTGATCGACGCCCTCATCGCGCACGGCGCTGGCGATCTCACGGTCGTGAGTAACAACGCCGGTAACGGCCACAGAGGAATCGCTGGACTTCTCGCAGCCGGACGCGTACGCAAGATAGTCTGCTCCTTCCCGCGCCAGCCTGACTCTTGGGCGTTCGACCGCCTCTATCGTGATGGCGAGATCGAGTTGGACCTCGTCCCGCAGGGCAACCTCGCCGAACGGCTGCGGGCGGCGGGTGCGGGCATCGGGGCGTTCTTCTCGCCGACCGCGGTCGGAACGCAGCTCGCCGAGGGCAAGGAGCTGCGCACCATCGACGGTCGTCGCCACGTGCTGGAGTATCCGATCCGCGGCGACTACGCCCTCATCAGCGCACTGCGAGCCGATCGCTGGGGGAACCTCGTGTATCGCGAGACTGCCCGCAATTTCGGCCCCGTAATGGCGATGGCAGCGACCACCACAATCGCCCAGGTCGACCGTGTCGATGAGCTGGGTGCGCTCGATCCCGAATCGGTGGTCACTCCCGGAATCTTCGTCGACCGCATCGTGGAAGTTGGGGAACGTCCGTGGTTGCGCGACGGGGTGTTTGTCGGCGGGGTGGATCTGGATGGTAGAGCGAAAGTCGAGAATTGGAGGCTTGCAGAATGA
- a CDS encoding alpha/beta hydrolase: protein MRPILDQPALEPAQRAAVYAVEDRLIDVGSPLPVRIYEPSANAPLPILMYFHGGAFFSGTLESHDEIARALCAAAGFKVVSVGYRLAPEHPFPTPLLDCYEATAWVTSHEHELGWDGLTLAVCGDSSGGNLAAAVSQLARERRDFVVSAQVLFYPGLDLASAASEYPSRQENAVGYGLETAQLPDFYSFYLSRGADPADPLVSPLKEDWLESLPPTLVITAEYDPLRDEGETYGLKLKEAGVPAEIFRYEGATHGFLGKFTHLPEFEDVYRRAADFLAGQRS from the coding sequence ATGAGACCGATCCTCGACCAGCCCGCGCTCGAACCGGCGCAGCGAGCTGCTGTGTACGCCGTTGAAGACCGGCTGATCGATGTCGGCTCACCGCTTCCAGTACGGATCTACGAGCCGAGCGCCAATGCCCCGCTTCCCATCCTCATGTACTTTCACGGAGGGGCCTTCTTCTCCGGCACGCTCGAAAGCCACGACGAGATCGCGCGCGCTCTCTGCGCAGCGGCCGGTTTCAAGGTGGTATCCGTCGGATATCGGTTGGCGCCGGAGCATCCCTTCCCTACGCCTCTCCTCGACTGCTACGAGGCAACGGCGTGGGTGACCTCCCACGAACACGAGCTCGGTTGGGACGGTCTGACCTTGGCGGTCTGCGGCGACAGCTCGGGTGGCAACCTCGCGGCCGCCGTGAGCCAGTTGGCCCGCGAGCGACGGGACTTCGTTGTGTCCGCACAAGTGCTGTTCTACCCCGGACTCGACCTCGCCTCCGCCGCGTCCGAGTACCCGTCACGGCAGGAGAACGCAGTCGGCTACGGACTCGAGACCGCGCAACTGCCGGACTTCTACTCGTTCTACCTCTCTCGCGGCGCCGACCCGGCGGATCCTCTTGTATCTCCCCTCAAGGAGGATTGGCTGGAGAGCTTACCTCCGACCCTAGTGATCACCGCGGAATACGATCCCCTGCGCGACGAGGGCGAGACCTACGGCCTGAAACTGAAGGAGGCTGGCGTGCCCGCAGAGATCTTCCGCTACGAGGGGGCAACGCACGGGTTCCTCGGGAAATTCACACACCTGCCCGAATTCGAGGACGTGTATCGGAGAGCCGCGGACTTCCTAGCAGGGCAGCGCTCCTGA